The following coding sequences are from one Triticum dicoccoides isolate Atlit2015 ecotype Zavitan chromosome 4A, WEW_v2.0, whole genome shotgun sequence window:
- the LOC119289966 gene encoding probable carbohydrate esterase At4g34215: MLLLLLAAAAVTVSAERAPTLVFILAGQSNMGGRGGATVGNRWDGVVPPECAPSPRMLRLSPSLRWEEAREPLHAGVDVGNVVGVGPGMPFAHALLRAPACPRDAVVGLVPCAQGGTPIANWSRGSEMYERMVTRARVAGAGTGRIAALLWFQGEADAMRREDALAYAGRMEAFVRDIRRDLAMPNLLVIQVGIATAQKQGKWLDLVRKQQRAVRVPNLKYVDAMGLPLANDITHLTTQAQVRLGKMLADAYIATL, encoded by the exons atgctgctgctgctgcttgcggcggcggccgtgaCGGTGAGCGCGGAGAGGGCGCCGACGCTGGTGTTCATCCTGGCAGGGCAGTCCAACATGGGTGGCCGGGGCGGCGCCACGGTGGGCAATCGTTGGGACGGCGTCGTGCCGCCCGAGTGCGCGCCGTCCCCGCGCATGCTCCGCCTCTCCCCATCCCTCCGCTGGGAGGAGGCCCGCGAGCCGCTGCACGCCGGCGTGGACGTCGGCAACGTGGTGGGCGTGGGCCCTGGGATGCCGTTCGCGCACGCGCTGCTCCGGGCGCCGGCCTGCCCCAGAGACGCCGTCGTGGGGCTCGTCCCCTGCGCACAGGGCGGCACGCCCATCGCCAACTGGTCCCGCGGCTCGGAAATGTACGAGCGGATGGTGACCCGCGCCCGCGTCGCCGGTGCAGGGACCGGCAGGATCGCCGCCTTGCTGTGGTTCCAGGGGGAGGCCGACGCCATGCGGCGTGAGGACGCGCTCGCCTACGCCGGGAGGATGGAGGCGTTTGTCCGGGACATTCGCCGGGACCTCGCCATGCCCAACCTCCTCGTCATCCAG GTTGGGATCGCGACGGCGCAGAAGCAGGGGAAGTGGCTCGACCTGGTGAGGAAGCAGCAGAGGGCGGTGCGCGTGCCGAACCTCAAGTACGTGGACGCCATGGGTCTCCCCCTTGCCAACGACATCACGCACCTCACCACGCAGGCCCAGGTCCGGCTCGGCAAGATGCTTGCCGACGCTTACATCGCCACGCTCTGA